The region GCGGCAACTAGGTTTGTCAGCTTCTCGCATACGTACCCTTGCGGTCGTTCGCGGTGACGGCACCAACctgcttggcacgctcgagtGCTGTAGGGCCACGCGGACCACCACCCCCGCCACTGCCTCCAGGGCGGGCTTTTCGTCCGATTACGACAGTTTGATCCCAAGCGGACATGTTAACGAGAGAAGAATAAGGTCGCTACCGCTTGGGTGGCGCTGATGGAGTCATGCCACGTGGGTTGTGGCCTTCGGTGCGATTCTATGACCTGTTTTTTACACATGCTAGTTAAGCTCGCCATGCTAACGCATAAGCCCCATCCGAGtgacgcacgcgcgaggcgaGGTGTTCGAGCGTGGTATCCCACGTATCGTAGCCAAGAACCGTTCCCAAACATGACAGGATAGCACGAGCTTTTTCTTGCGGCTCTTGGTCCTGACATAACATGATGGACTCGAGCCACTCCACACTCGCTTGATTGCGCACCGACCCTGTATTTTGGGTATGCTGGATCATGGCTACAGCCTCTTTTGATAAGGGGACCTGGAGGTATGCTTTACGCAACACACGCGCATGTTGTAGGCGTACCATGGGAACAAGGGACAGAACCAGTAGTCGTGGCCAGATACATGGCGCGAATTCATCCGCGCACAATGCCTGTTGTAGATCCTGATACATTCCACGTCTCAATGCGTGAAAGACGCGATGTGCAAATGTCAAAGACATATTGGGTTTAACGCTCGCGTGTTGAAATATGTACATGCGCCTCTCCAGGTACTCTTGCCAATGTCCAGGACGGCGTGTATAAATAGGTTCGAGCATCCATACACACATAATCATGTCTCGAGTCTGCCCTTCATATCGTTTCAGTGCTGTGCGGGCACGTCCGATGTACAGGCGCTGTACTTCGGTGATAGCCGTACCGATGGGTATAGCAGGATATATTTCCTGAACAAGCCTAGAGACAGTGGATGCCAATTGCGCTTGGTTTTCGCATAGAATCGAGAGAAATACAGTAAGTTCGTATACTTGAACAGTCAGGTGGTCCATGCGATGGCTTGCCACGAGTCcctcgcgcagcttgcgAATACCAAGCAGTAGCTCTTGCAAGCTATTGTTGCGACACCGCACACCGTGTTCATCATTGTTGCATGGTAAATTTAATTCATCATCCTGATATACATCTGCATGCTCTTGGATTTTTCTCACAATGGACTCCCAATACTGATCCTGAACGTCTCGCTGGAGAAGGTTGACAGGATCATCAACGCCTCGCGAAGGACTTTGAAGTAGGCACAAGGGGTCTGGTGAATACTTCAATCGATTCTTTGAGTTTCTTCGACGAGATGCACCGTGTCCGCCTGGCGTCCGCACTCCGTCACGTTTGCACATGGTCCATAGATGTGTCTACTTCCAAACACTATTTTTGTACAAGCACGATAATTTTTGTCCCTCCACACATGGTTTAAGCAAAGATCAAGCGGTCCTGCTCCAAGTATATGCATGCCTTCTTGAGCATATAGTTTTTCACGTCTTTCTTGTTCATGCCTTTCTCTTTGGTCAGGTACTTGATAATATCAGACAGAGAAATAGCCTTGTTCGCCTTCGCAAGGTGAACCACGGTCGCTTTGAGTAATGCGGGAGAGAGCTCCTTGGAGGCACTTTTGCTCGAGGTATCTTGCTCCATGGGCATCTCAGCCTTAGCCCGTTTATCAAAGGAGTCTTGAGGGTCTTCTGCCGCCCGCTTTACTGGATGTTCAGGTTTCTGCGAAGGCTGAGGATTTGCTTGAGAGTTTTTCTGCTATTCAGTTAGACATGCATATACTCACATTCTTTTTACCCTTAAAGAGCCTGTACATGTCAGTCTGTTCATACGCACGACTTTTGATACTTTTCATCCTCCGTCATGCAAGAGGAATGAGCTTCTTTTGGTGAACCAAACTGAGTGCTGCAATCAAGGCAAGTAACTGGGCTAAAACACCTGTTGTAATGCTGCTGCAGTTTGGGCTTCTTTACTACATCGCCACATCCATCACACACAAAGCTCACCATTTTGTGGCACGCGACAGGATGATTCCTC is a window of Malassezia restricta chromosome III, complete sequence DNA encoding:
- a CDS encoding cell growth-regulating nucleolar protein — translated: MVSFVCDGCGDVVKKPKLQQHYNRCFSPVTCLDCSTQFGSPKEAHSSCMTEDEKYQKSLFKGKKNQKNSQANPQPSQKPEHPVKRAAEDPQDSFDKRAKAEMPMEQDTSSKSASKELSPALLKATVVHLAKANKAISLSDIIKYLTKEKGMNKKDVKNYMLKKACIYLEQDRLIFA